The genome window GGTGCGGCAGTGACGACGGCGGCGGAAAGGCACGCGCCCAGGATCGTCTTCATCAACGGGCCTCCGGGGGTTGGGGCAAGTCGGGTGGCGCGTCCGCCCCCGGATCGGGAAAACCGGCCTTTCCGGGGCTATCCGACGAGGGGCGACTGGCTTGCCCGACGTGCGGCGAGGGTGCAAGGATAGCCCGGAGTCAGACCCCCTGCGAAGGGGGGACGCTCAGTCTCTTCTCCGGCAGCGGCGAAACCGCGTAGGCGAACCGGTCGAACGCGACACGGAATTCCGGCAGGCGCGTGCCCCGCCGCGCGCGAGCCCGTGCGGGCGACAGGACGAAGCCGTGGCTGAGACGTCCGCCGGCCCAGGCGAATTCGTTCTGGAGGATCTCCGACGTGCGGGAGACAAGCGCTTGCCGGAGAACGTTCTCACGGTCGACGATCGCTCCGGAATAGCGAAGCTCCACTTCGCAATAGCCCCGTTGGGCGTCGCCGGCGACGACGACCAGCCGCAGTTCGCCGGTCGAGCGGTCGAAAACCGCCCAATCGGGACGGGCGTCGTGAAGACTCGGGCCGTTCCGCACGAAGAGGCGGACCGGATCGGCGGGGGAAAGCGCTTCGACGAAGCGACGGTAGCGTGCGCACACCGCGAAATCGTCTTCGTTCCCGCTCATCCAGTCCTGGGTGAAGTTGAGCAGACCGTCAGATTTTCGCCAGGCCGTTCGGCTTTTCCGGGTGGGGGCCTTCGGCGAGGGTGCGGAGCAGGGCGGCGGGCGTGGATTCGATCGCCAGGGTGTCGCGTTGCGCGGCGTCGAGGAAGCCTTCGGCGGTGGTGTGGCGCAGGAACCCGGCGAGAAGGTCGTAGAAGCCGCCGACGTTGAGCAGGCCGCAGGGCTTGACGTGGAGCTTGAGGTGCTGCCAGGTCCACACCTCGAACAGTTCCTCGAAGGTGCCGATGCCGCCCGGCAGCACCGCGAAGGCGTCGGAGAGCGTGGCCATCATCGCCTTGCGCTGATGCATGGTTTCCACCACGTGCAGCTCGGTCAGGCGCGGGTGGCCCACCTCGCGGTCGATCAGGAACTGCGGGATCACCCCCACCACCTCGCCGCCCGCGTTCAGCGCGGCGTCGGCGACCCGTCCCATCAGGCCGACGTTGCCGCCGCCGTAGACGAGGCGGATGCCCTGCCGCGCCAGTTCGGCCCCGAAAGCGTCGGCCGCTTCGGCGTAGATCGGCTGCGCGCCCGGACGCGACCCGCAGAACACGCACACCGACGACAACCGCTTCATCCCGCATCACTCCTTCGAACCTGGAAAGCCGCAAATAGTACTCGCCGCGCCATGATCGGCAAGACGGATTTCGGCGGGGTCCGGCGGAATGATCCTATAAGTTGATGAAGGGGCGAAAACGTGGGAGGGTTCAGCTATGTGGCGCGCCTCCGAACGCCACGGCTGGGGAGACATCGATCATGTGGCTCATCGTTTTGCTGATCCTGGCGATCGCGTTCATCATCTTCGCGACCGCCAAGCTGAACATGCATGCGTTCCTTGCGTTGCTGCTCACCGCGTTCGGCTTCGGCATTCTCGCCGGTCTGCCGCTCAACGACGTGGTGAAGGCGGTCAACGACGGGTTCGGCGGCACCATCGGATACATCGGCATCGTCATCCTGCTCGGCACGGTGATCGGCGCCTTTCTCGAAAAATCCGGCGGCGCGTGGCGTCTCGCCGAGGGAATTCTCGAACTCACCGGCAAGCGCAACGTGCCGATGGCGATGTCGATCATGGGCTACGTGGTGTCGATTCCGGTGTTCTGCGATTCCGGTTTCGTCATCCTCTCGTCGCTCAACAAGGCGCTCGCCAAGCGCGCGGGGGTGACGCTCGCGGCCTCGGCGATCGCGCTGTCGCTCGGCCTCTACGCCACCCACACGATGGTGCCGCCGACTCCGGGGCCGATCGCCGCCGCGGGCATTCTCAACGCCGATCTCGGGCTGGTGATCATGTGGGGGCTGGGGATCGCGGCGGTGGCGGCGTTCGCGGGCTGGGTGTTCGCGGTGACGGTGGCGGCGAAGGTGGACGTGCCGCCCTACAAGGAGGGCGAGGAGCCCGCCGCGATGCCGTCGCTCGCCGACGCGCCCGGCGCGCTCAAGAGCCTGCTGCCGATCGTGCTGCCGATCGTGCTGATCGTGGTGCGGTCGATCGCGCTGTTCCCGACCAAGCCGTTCGGCACCGGCGGGGCGCTCAAGGCCATCGATTTCGTCGGCCAGCCGGTGGTCGCGCTGTTGATCGGCTTCTTCTTCGCGCTGCTGCTGCCGAAGAAGCTCGACAAGAGC of uncultured Alphaproteobacteria bacterium contains these proteins:
- a CDS encoding hypothetical protein (Evidence 5 : No homology to any previously reported sequences), whose protein sequence is MSGNEDDFAVCARYRRFVEALSPADPVRLFVRNGPSLHDARPDWAVFDRSTGELRLVVVAGDAQRGYCEVELRYSGAIVDRENVLRQALVSRTSEILQNEFAWAGGRLSHGFVLSPARARARRGTRLPEFRVAFDRFAYAVSPLPEKRLSVPPSQGV
- a CDS encoding conserved exported hypothetical protein (Evidence 4 : Homologs of previously reported genes of unknown function), with protein sequence MKRLSSVCVFCGSRPGAQPIYAEAADAFGAELARQGIRLVYGGGNVGLMGRVADAALNAGGEVVGVIPQFLIDREVGHPRLTELHVVETMHQRKAMMATLSDAFAVLPGGIGTFEELFEVWTWQHLKLHVKPCGLLNVGGFYDLLAGFLRHTTAEGFLDAAQRDTLAIESTPAALLRTLAEGPHPEKPNGLAKI
- a CDS encoding Gluconate transporter codes for the protein MWLIVLLILAIAFIIFATAKLNMHAFLALLLTAFGFGILAGLPLNDVVKAVNDGFGGTIGYIGIVILLGTVIGAFLEKSGGAWRLAEGILELTGKRNVPMAMSIMGYVVSIPVFCDSGFVILSSLNKALAKRAGVTLAASAIALSLGLYATHTMVPPTPGPIAAAGILNADLGLVIMWGLGIAAVAAFAGWVFAVTVAAKVDVPPYKEGEEPAAMPSLADAPGALKSLLPIVLPIVLIVVRSIALFPTKPFGTGGALKAIDFVGQPVVALLIGFFFALLLPKKLDKSMLSAGGWFGEALLSAATIIIITGAGGAFGKVLQVSGIAKMVGEGLSTYHMGIFLPFVIAAGIKTAQGSSTVAIITTAGIMAPLVGALGLDSDTARALVVIAIGAGSMVVSHANDSFFWVVTQFSNMDAKTGYRLQTGGTLVQGLVGAIAVWIAAAVAI